The following coding sequences lie in one Pseudorca crassidens isolate mPseCra1 chromosome 2, mPseCra1.hap1, whole genome shotgun sequence genomic window:
- the LOC137219263 gene encoding histone H2B type 2-F isoform X8, which translates to MPDPAKSAPAPKKGSKKAVTKVQKKDGKKRKRSRKESYSVYVYKVLKQVHPDTGISSKAMGIMNSFVNDIFERIAGEASRLAHYNKRSTITSREIQTAVRLLLPGELAKHAVSEGTKAVTKYTSSK; encoded by the coding sequence ATGCCGGATCCAGCAAAATCTGCTCCTGCTCCTAAGAAAGGTTCCAAAAAGGCTGTCACGAAAGTGCAGAAGAAAGACGGTAAGAAGCGCAAGCGTAGCCGGAAGGAGAGCTATTCTGTTTATGTATATAAAGTGCTGAAGCAGGTTCATCCAGACACCGGCATTTCTTCGAAGGCCATGGGCATTATGAACTCCTTCGTGAACGACATCTTCGAGCGCATCGCGGGCGAAGCGTCGCGCCTGGCGCATTACAACAAGCGCTCGACTATCACGTCCCGGGAGATCCAGACGGCTGTGCGCCTGCTGCTGCCCGGCGAGCTAGCCAAGCACGCCGTGTCGGAAGGCACCAAGGCGGTCACCAAGTACACCAGTTCGAAGTAA
- the LOC137219264 gene encoding histone H3: protein MARTKQTARKSTGGKAPRKQLATKAARKSAPATGGVKKPHRYRPGTVALREIRRYQKSTELLIRKLPFQRLVREIAQDFKTDLRFQSSAVMALQEASEAYLVGLFEDTNLCAIHAKRVTIMPKDIQLARRIRGERA from the coding sequence ATGGCGCGTACAAAGCAGACTGCCCGGAAGTCGACTGGTGGCAAGGCCCCACGGAAGCAGTTGGCCACCAAGGCGGCCCGCAAGAGCGCGCCGGCCACTGGCGGCGTCAAGAAGCCGCACCGCTACCGGCCGGGCACCGTGGCCCTGCGGGAGATCCGGCGCTACCAGAAGTCGACCGAGCTGCTGATCCGCAAGCTGCCTTTCCAGCGGCTGGTGCGCGAGATCGCGCAGGATTTCAAGACTGATCTGCGCTTCCAGAGCTCGGCTGTGATGGCGCTGCAGGAGGCGAGCGAGGCCTATCTGGTGGGGCTGTTTGAAGACACGAACTTATGCGCTATCCACGCCAAGCGCGTGACCATCATGCCCAAAGACATCCAGCTGGCCCGCCGCATCCGCGGGGAGCGGGCTTAA
- the H4C14 gene encoding histone H4, whose protein sequence is MSGRGKGGKGLGKGGAKRHRKVLRDNIQGITKPAIRRLARRGGVKRISGLIYEETRGVLKVFLENVIRDAVTYTEHAKRKTVTAMDVVYALKRQGRTLYGFGG, encoded by the coding sequence ATGTCTGGAAGAGGGAAGGGCGGCAAAGGCTTGGGCAAGGGTGGCGCTAAGCGCCACCGCAAGGTTTTGAGAGATAACATCCAAGGCATCACCAAGCCCGCCATCCGGCGTCTTGCTCGGCGCGGGGGGGTCAAGCGCATCTCCGGCCTCATTTACGAAGAGACCCGAGGTGTGTTGAAGGTGTTCCTGGAGAATGTCATTAGGGACGCGGTCACCTACACGGAGCACGCCAAGCGCAAGACGGTCACTGCCATGGACGTGGTGTACGCGCTCAAACGGCAGGGACGCACCCTGTATGGCTTCGGAGGCTAA